From a single Apium graveolens cultivar Ventura chromosome 2, ASM990537v1, whole genome shotgun sequence genomic region:
- the LOC141708900 gene encoding type IV inositol polyphosphate 5-phosphatase 6-like isoform X4, with protein MWNAGAASLKESHVQSRRVKQKTLVNPRLTSGKGELILIILSIFSATWNVGGKSPSSSMNLDDWLLASPPADIYVLGFQEIVPLNAGNILGAEDNGPAKKWLALIRKTLNNRPGTNGGSGRYTPSPIIDPIVELDADFEGSTRQKNSSFFHRRSFQTPRYCSNDCDYTSSQPQLDRRFSVCDRVMFGHRPSNYDPNFRWGQRSSDYSSSHRPSDYSSSHRPSDYSSSRRPSDYSSVQRSSDYSSSRRASDYSWGQRPSDYSKWGSSDDDYGPGDSPSTVLSSPVFNGVSAPVEDGYCLVASKQMVGVFLTIWVRSDLREHVRNLKVSCVGRGLMGYLGNKGSISVSMMVHQTSFCFICSHLTSGQKEGDELRRNSDVMEILRKTRFPQVRGVYIDKSPETILQHDRIIWLGDLNYRIALSHRTAKALVEMQNWRALLENDQLRIEQRRGRVFEGWKEGKIYFPPTYKYSNNSDRYTGENMHPKEKRRTPAWCDRILWFGGGLHQLSYVRGESRFSDHRPVYSIFWAEVESSNSGLRKSTSCSTSRIEAEELLPYSNGYTELCFF; from the exons ATGTGGAATGCAGGAGCAGCTTCTCTGAAAGAGAGCCATGTACAATCAAGAAGAGTAAAACAG AAAACTTTAGTAAATCCTCGGCTCACATCCGGAAAGGGAGAGTTGATCTTGATCATCCTCAG CATTTTTTCAGCTACGTGGAATGTGGGTGGAAAATCACCATCAAGTAGTATGAACCTAGATGATTGGCTTCTTGCCTCACCTCCTGCAGACATATATGTACTTGG ATTTCAAGAAATAGTTCCTCTGAATGCCGGTAATATTTTGGGTGCTGAAGACAATGGTCCTGCTAAAAAATGGCTAGCTCTAATTCGCAAAACCTTAAATAATCGTCCTGGAACAAATGGAGGAAGTGGACGTTATACACCATCTCCTATCATTGATCCTATTGTTGAATTAGATGCTGACTTTGAGGGATCAACCAGGCAAAAGAACTCGTCTTTCTTCCATCGTAGATCATTTCAGACACCTCGTTACTGTAGCAATGACTGCGACTATACAAGCTCACAACCTCAGCTCGATCGAAGATTTAGTGTTTGTGACAGAGTAATGTTTGGCCATAGGCCAAGTAATTATGACCCTAACTTTAGGTGGGGTCAGAGGTCAAGTGATTATTCTTCAAGTCACAGGCCAAGTGACTATTCTTCAAGTCACAGGCCAAGTGATTACTCATCAAGTCGTAGGCCAAGTGATTATTCCTCAGTTCAAAGGTCAAGTGACTATTCTTCAAGCCGCAGAGCAAGCGATTATTCTTGGGGTCAGAGGCCGAGTGACTACTCCAAATGGGGCTCCTCTGATGATGATTATGGGCCGGGAGATTCACCTAGCACTGTTTTATCCTCACCGGTGTTTAATGGAGTGTCTGCACCGGTTGAAGATGGATACTGCTTAGTTGCAAGTAAGCAAATGGTTGGAGTTTTTCTTACAATATGGGTAAGGAGTGATTTAAGGGAGCACGTCAGGAACTTGAAAGTATCCTGTGTTGGTAGAGGATTAATGGGTTATCTAGGAAATAAG GGGTCCATCTCAGTGAGCATGATGGTGCATCAAACAAGCTTTTGCTTCATCTGCAGTCATTTGACCTCAGGACAGAAGGAAGGTGATGAGCTAAGGAGGAACTCTGATGTCATGGAGATCCTAAGAAAGACAAGATTTCCACAAGTTCGCGGCGTCTATATTGACAAATCCCCAGAAACAATTCTCCAACATGA TCGAATCATCTGGCTCGGAGACCTAAATTATCGAATTGCCCTTTCCCACCGAACAGCCAAAGCTCTTGTAGAGATGCAAAACTGGAGAGCTCTGTTAGAGAATGACCAG CTGCGCATAGAGCAGCGTAGGGGGCGAGTTTTTGAGGGTTGGAAGGAAGGTAAAATATACTTCCCTCCTACATACAAGTATTCAAATAACTCGGACAGATACACTGGTGAAAATATGCACCCAAAAGAGAAACGAAGAACCCCTGCATG GTGCGATCGAATCTTGTGGTTTGGAGGAGGTCTCCATCAACTTTCTTATGTGCGAGGGGAATCTAGATTCTCTGATCATAGACCAGTTTACAGCATATTTTGGGCTGAAGTTGAGTCTTCAAATAGTGGTTTGAGGAAAAGCACGAGTTGTTCAACCTCTAGGATCGAGGCAGAGGAGCTACTGCCATACTCGAATGGTTACACTGAACTCTGCTTTTTTTGA
- the LOC141708900 gene encoding type IV inositol polyphosphate 5-phosphatase 7-like isoform X2, which yields MRDVNSKKSKLSWSKSLVRKWFNIKCKTEEFQADDVNKGSNVECRSSFSEREPCTIKKSKTENFSKSSAHIRKGRVDLDHPQVINVQNYSIFSATWNVGGKSPSSSMNLDDWLLASPPADIYVLGFQEIVPLNAGNILGAEDNGPAKKWLALIRKTLNNRPGTNGGSGRYTPSPIIDPIVELDADFEGSTRQKNSSFFHRRSFQTPRYCSNDCDYTSSQPQLDRRFSVCDRVMFGHRPSNYDPNFRWGQRSSDYSSSHRPSDYSSSHRPSDYSSSRRPSDYSSVQRSSDYSSSRRASDYSWGQRPSDYSKWGSSDDDYGPGDSPSTVLSSPVFNGVSAPVEDGYCLVASKQMVGVFLTIWVRSDLREHVRNLKVSCVGRGLMGYLGNKGSISVSMMVHQTSFCFICSHLTSGQKEGDELRRNSDVMEILRKTRFPQVRGVYIDKSPETILQHDRIIWLGDLNYRIALSHRTAKALVEMQNWRALLENDQLRIEQRRGRVFEGWKEGKIYFPPTYKYSNNSDRYTGENMHPKEKRRTPAWCDRILWFGGGLHQLSYVRGESRFSDHRPVYSIFWAEVESSNSGLRKSTSCSTSRIEAEELLPYSNGYTELCFF from the exons GTAGTAATGTGGAATGCAGGAGCAGCTTCTCTGAAAGAGAGCCATGTACAATCAAGAAGAGTAAAACAG AAAACTTTAGTAAATCCTCGGCTCACATCCGGAAAGGGAGAGTTGATCTTGATCATCCTCAGGTGATAAATGTGCAGAACTATAG CATTTTTTCAGCTACGTGGAATGTGGGTGGAAAATCACCATCAAGTAGTATGAACCTAGATGATTGGCTTCTTGCCTCACCTCCTGCAGACATATATGTACTTGG ATTTCAAGAAATAGTTCCTCTGAATGCCGGTAATATTTTGGGTGCTGAAGACAATGGTCCTGCTAAAAAATGGCTAGCTCTAATTCGCAAAACCTTAAATAATCGTCCTGGAACAAATGGAGGAAGTGGACGTTATACACCATCTCCTATCATTGATCCTATTGTTGAATTAGATGCTGACTTTGAGGGATCAACCAGGCAAAAGAACTCGTCTTTCTTCCATCGTAGATCATTTCAGACACCTCGTTACTGTAGCAATGACTGCGACTATACAAGCTCACAACCTCAGCTCGATCGAAGATTTAGTGTTTGTGACAGAGTAATGTTTGGCCATAGGCCAAGTAATTATGACCCTAACTTTAGGTGGGGTCAGAGGTCAAGTGATTATTCTTCAAGTCACAGGCCAAGTGACTATTCTTCAAGTCACAGGCCAAGTGATTACTCATCAAGTCGTAGGCCAAGTGATTATTCCTCAGTTCAAAGGTCAAGTGACTATTCTTCAAGCCGCAGAGCAAGCGATTATTCTTGGGGTCAGAGGCCGAGTGACTACTCCAAATGGGGCTCCTCTGATGATGATTATGGGCCGGGAGATTCACCTAGCACTGTTTTATCCTCACCGGTGTTTAATGGAGTGTCTGCACCGGTTGAAGATGGATACTGCTTAGTTGCAAGTAAGCAAATGGTTGGAGTTTTTCTTACAATATGGGTAAGGAGTGATTTAAGGGAGCACGTCAGGAACTTGAAAGTATCCTGTGTTGGTAGAGGATTAATGGGTTATCTAGGAAATAAG GGGTCCATCTCAGTGAGCATGATGGTGCATCAAACAAGCTTTTGCTTCATCTGCAGTCATTTGACCTCAGGACAGAAGGAAGGTGATGAGCTAAGGAGGAACTCTGATGTCATGGAGATCCTAAGAAAGACAAGATTTCCACAAGTTCGCGGCGTCTATATTGACAAATCCCCAGAAACAATTCTCCAACATGA TCGAATCATCTGGCTCGGAGACCTAAATTATCGAATTGCCCTTTCCCACCGAACAGCCAAAGCTCTTGTAGAGATGCAAAACTGGAGAGCTCTGTTAGAGAATGACCAG CTGCGCATAGAGCAGCGTAGGGGGCGAGTTTTTGAGGGTTGGAAGGAAGGTAAAATATACTTCCCTCCTACATACAAGTATTCAAATAACTCGGACAGATACACTGGTGAAAATATGCACCCAAAAGAGAAACGAAGAACCCCTGCATG GTGCGATCGAATCTTGTGGTTTGGAGGAGGTCTCCATCAACTTTCTTATGTGCGAGGGGAATCTAGATTCTCTGATCATAGACCAGTTTACAGCATATTTTGGGCTGAAGTTGAGTCTTCAAATAGTGGTTTGAGGAAAAGCACGAGTTGTTCAACCTCTAGGATCGAGGCAGAGGAGCTACTGCCATACTCGAATGGTTACACTGAACTCTGCTTTTTTTGA
- the LOC141708900 gene encoding type IV inositol polyphosphate 5-phosphatase 6-like isoform X3: MWNAGAASLKESHVQSRRVKQLDAQKTLVNPRLTSGKGELILIILSIFSATWNVGGKSPSSSMNLDDWLLASPPADIYVLGFQEIVPLNAGNILGAEDNGPAKKWLALIRKTLNNRPGTNGGSGRYTPSPIIDPIVELDADFEGSTRQKNSSFFHRRSFQTPRYCSNDCDYTSSQPQLDRRFSVCDRVMFGHRPSNYDPNFRWGQRSSDYSSSHRPSDYSSSHRPSDYSSSRRPSDYSSVQRSSDYSSSRRASDYSWGQRPSDYSKWGSSDDDYGPGDSPSTVLSSPVFNGVSAPVEDGYCLVASKQMVGVFLTIWVRSDLREHVRNLKVSCVGRGLMGYLGNKGSISVSMMVHQTSFCFICSHLTSGQKEGDELRRNSDVMEILRKTRFPQVRGVYIDKSPETILQHDRIIWLGDLNYRIALSHRTAKALVEMQNWRALLENDQLRIEQRRGRVFEGWKEGKIYFPPTYKYSNNSDRYTGENMHPKEKRRTPAWCDRILWFGGGLHQLSYVRGESRFSDHRPVYSIFWAEVESSNSGLRKSTSCSTSRIEAEELLPYSNGYTELCFF; encoded by the exons ATGTGGAATGCAGGAGCAGCTTCTCTGAAAGAGAGCCATGTACAATCAAGAAGAGTAAAACAG TTGGATGCACAGAAAACTTTAGTAAATCCTCGGCTCACATCCGGAAAGGGAGAGTTGATCTTGATCATCCTCAG CATTTTTTCAGCTACGTGGAATGTGGGTGGAAAATCACCATCAAGTAGTATGAACCTAGATGATTGGCTTCTTGCCTCACCTCCTGCAGACATATATGTACTTGG ATTTCAAGAAATAGTTCCTCTGAATGCCGGTAATATTTTGGGTGCTGAAGACAATGGTCCTGCTAAAAAATGGCTAGCTCTAATTCGCAAAACCTTAAATAATCGTCCTGGAACAAATGGAGGAAGTGGACGTTATACACCATCTCCTATCATTGATCCTATTGTTGAATTAGATGCTGACTTTGAGGGATCAACCAGGCAAAAGAACTCGTCTTTCTTCCATCGTAGATCATTTCAGACACCTCGTTACTGTAGCAATGACTGCGACTATACAAGCTCACAACCTCAGCTCGATCGAAGATTTAGTGTTTGTGACAGAGTAATGTTTGGCCATAGGCCAAGTAATTATGACCCTAACTTTAGGTGGGGTCAGAGGTCAAGTGATTATTCTTCAAGTCACAGGCCAAGTGACTATTCTTCAAGTCACAGGCCAAGTGATTACTCATCAAGTCGTAGGCCAAGTGATTATTCCTCAGTTCAAAGGTCAAGTGACTATTCTTCAAGCCGCAGAGCAAGCGATTATTCTTGGGGTCAGAGGCCGAGTGACTACTCCAAATGGGGCTCCTCTGATGATGATTATGGGCCGGGAGATTCACCTAGCACTGTTTTATCCTCACCGGTGTTTAATGGAGTGTCTGCACCGGTTGAAGATGGATACTGCTTAGTTGCAAGTAAGCAAATGGTTGGAGTTTTTCTTACAATATGGGTAAGGAGTGATTTAAGGGAGCACGTCAGGAACTTGAAAGTATCCTGTGTTGGTAGAGGATTAATGGGTTATCTAGGAAATAAG GGGTCCATCTCAGTGAGCATGATGGTGCATCAAACAAGCTTTTGCTTCATCTGCAGTCATTTGACCTCAGGACAGAAGGAAGGTGATGAGCTAAGGAGGAACTCTGATGTCATGGAGATCCTAAGAAAGACAAGATTTCCACAAGTTCGCGGCGTCTATATTGACAAATCCCCAGAAACAATTCTCCAACATGA TCGAATCATCTGGCTCGGAGACCTAAATTATCGAATTGCCCTTTCCCACCGAACAGCCAAAGCTCTTGTAGAGATGCAAAACTGGAGAGCTCTGTTAGAGAATGACCAG CTGCGCATAGAGCAGCGTAGGGGGCGAGTTTTTGAGGGTTGGAAGGAAGGTAAAATATACTTCCCTCCTACATACAAGTATTCAAATAACTCGGACAGATACACTGGTGAAAATATGCACCCAAAAGAGAAACGAAGAACCCCTGCATG GTGCGATCGAATCTTGTGGTTTGGAGGAGGTCTCCATCAACTTTCTTATGTGCGAGGGGAATCTAGATTCTCTGATCATAGACCAGTTTACAGCATATTTTGGGCTGAAGTTGAGTCTTCAAATAGTGGTTTGAGGAAAAGCACGAGTTGTTCAACCTCTAGGATCGAGGCAGAGGAGCTACTGCCATACTCGAATGGTTACACTGAACTCTGCTTTTTTTGA
- the LOC141708900 gene encoding type IV inositol polyphosphate 5-phosphatase 7-like isoform X1 — protein sequence MRDVNSKKSKLSWSKSLVRKWFNIKCKTEEFQADDVNKGSNVECRSSFSEREPCTIKKSKTVGCTENFSKSSAHIRKGRVDLDHPQVINVQNYSIFSATWNVGGKSPSSSMNLDDWLLASPPADIYVLGFQEIVPLNAGNILGAEDNGPAKKWLALIRKTLNNRPGTNGGSGRYTPSPIIDPIVELDADFEGSTRQKNSSFFHRRSFQTPRYCSNDCDYTSSQPQLDRRFSVCDRVMFGHRPSNYDPNFRWGQRSSDYSSSHRPSDYSSSHRPSDYSSSRRPSDYSSVQRSSDYSSSRRASDYSWGQRPSDYSKWGSSDDDYGPGDSPSTVLSSPVFNGVSAPVEDGYCLVASKQMVGVFLTIWVRSDLREHVRNLKVSCVGRGLMGYLGNKGSISVSMMVHQTSFCFICSHLTSGQKEGDELRRNSDVMEILRKTRFPQVRGVYIDKSPETILQHDRIIWLGDLNYRIALSHRTAKALVEMQNWRALLENDQLRIEQRRGRVFEGWKEGKIYFPPTYKYSNNSDRYTGENMHPKEKRRTPAWCDRILWFGGGLHQLSYVRGESRFSDHRPVYSIFWAEVESSNSGLRKSTSCSTSRIEAEELLPYSNGYTELCFF from the exons GTAGTAATGTGGAATGCAGGAGCAGCTTCTCTGAAAGAGAGCCATGTACAATCAAGAAGAGTAAAACAG TTGGATGCACAGAAAACTTTAGTAAATCCTCGGCTCACATCCGGAAAGGGAGAGTTGATCTTGATCATCCTCAGGTGATAAATGTGCAGAACTATAG CATTTTTTCAGCTACGTGGAATGTGGGTGGAAAATCACCATCAAGTAGTATGAACCTAGATGATTGGCTTCTTGCCTCACCTCCTGCAGACATATATGTACTTGG ATTTCAAGAAATAGTTCCTCTGAATGCCGGTAATATTTTGGGTGCTGAAGACAATGGTCCTGCTAAAAAATGGCTAGCTCTAATTCGCAAAACCTTAAATAATCGTCCTGGAACAAATGGAGGAAGTGGACGTTATACACCATCTCCTATCATTGATCCTATTGTTGAATTAGATGCTGACTTTGAGGGATCAACCAGGCAAAAGAACTCGTCTTTCTTCCATCGTAGATCATTTCAGACACCTCGTTACTGTAGCAATGACTGCGACTATACAAGCTCACAACCTCAGCTCGATCGAAGATTTAGTGTTTGTGACAGAGTAATGTTTGGCCATAGGCCAAGTAATTATGACCCTAACTTTAGGTGGGGTCAGAGGTCAAGTGATTATTCTTCAAGTCACAGGCCAAGTGACTATTCTTCAAGTCACAGGCCAAGTGATTACTCATCAAGTCGTAGGCCAAGTGATTATTCCTCAGTTCAAAGGTCAAGTGACTATTCTTCAAGCCGCAGAGCAAGCGATTATTCTTGGGGTCAGAGGCCGAGTGACTACTCCAAATGGGGCTCCTCTGATGATGATTATGGGCCGGGAGATTCACCTAGCACTGTTTTATCCTCACCGGTGTTTAATGGAGTGTCTGCACCGGTTGAAGATGGATACTGCTTAGTTGCAAGTAAGCAAATGGTTGGAGTTTTTCTTACAATATGGGTAAGGAGTGATTTAAGGGAGCACGTCAGGAACTTGAAAGTATCCTGTGTTGGTAGAGGATTAATGGGTTATCTAGGAAATAAG GGGTCCATCTCAGTGAGCATGATGGTGCATCAAACAAGCTTTTGCTTCATCTGCAGTCATTTGACCTCAGGACAGAAGGAAGGTGATGAGCTAAGGAGGAACTCTGATGTCATGGAGATCCTAAGAAAGACAAGATTTCCACAAGTTCGCGGCGTCTATATTGACAAATCCCCAGAAACAATTCTCCAACATGA TCGAATCATCTGGCTCGGAGACCTAAATTATCGAATTGCCCTTTCCCACCGAACAGCCAAAGCTCTTGTAGAGATGCAAAACTGGAGAGCTCTGTTAGAGAATGACCAG CTGCGCATAGAGCAGCGTAGGGGGCGAGTTTTTGAGGGTTGGAAGGAAGGTAAAATATACTTCCCTCCTACATACAAGTATTCAAATAACTCGGACAGATACACTGGTGAAAATATGCACCCAAAAGAGAAACGAAGAACCCCTGCATG GTGCGATCGAATCTTGTGGTTTGGAGGAGGTCTCCATCAACTTTCTTATGTGCGAGGGGAATCTAGATTCTCTGATCATAGACCAGTTTACAGCATATTTTGGGCTGAAGTTGAGTCTTCAAATAGTGGTTTGAGGAAAAGCACGAGTTGTTCAACCTCTAGGATCGAGGCAGAGGAGCTACTGCCATACTCGAATGGTTACACTGAACTCTGCTTTTTTTGA
- the LOC141704567 gene encoding CENP-B homolog protein 2-like, protein MIEWYTTDTYNINFVLQYTPMSSHHLKGVKKSAITDKIRSAICEYKKENPGVSQKDLQAWVHQKYDLDISQSTISNTLKRASEYLSDERKQSDVKKHKSAKYPELEKVLFEWFLQRQDKVNMSGEIIQEKGKELMKKMYGESNSDFSFSSGWLERFKARYGIKSYRRFGESGSVMMENIENALPGIRSKLDQFQLKDIYNMDETGLFYRLEADHSLATKQLEGRKKDKERITVVVCCNGDGSDKVPLWIIGKYANPRCFKNVNINNLNCVYRFNKKAWMTGLLFQEFVTWFDSKMNGRKVLLIVDNCHAHPKIVEGLRNTELFFLPPNTTSKIQPCDAGIIRAFKVHYRRRLYSSMLQSLEVNATNPEKVNILNAISFANMAWNIDVKTTTIANCFRHCKIRSEENDEQELGEINEGVEGLNEVISNLRYRNVMDVEHLLNYPNENDAVMESPTDEEIIE, encoded by the coding sequence ATGATAGAATGGTACACTACAGACACATACAATATCAACTTTGTTTTACAGTATACACCAATGTCTTCGCATCATCTAAAAGGAGTGAAAAAATCAGCAATCACAGATAAGATAAGGAGTGCTATTTGTGAATATAAAAAGGAGAATCCAGGTGTAAGCCAGAAAGATTTACAAGCATGGGTACATCAAAAATATGACTTAGATATCAGTCAATCAACTATATCAAACACACTCAAGAGAGCCTCGGAATACTTGTCCGACGAGAGGAAACAAAGTGATGTCAAAAAACACAAATCAGCAAAATATCCAGAGTTAGAGAAAGTTTTGTTTGAGTGGTTTCTTCAAAGGCAAGATAAAGTTAATATGTCTGGAGAAATCATTCAAGAAAAAGGAAAGGAGCTAATGAAGAAAATGTATGGGGAAAGTAATTCCGATTTTAGCTTTTCCAGTGGATGGTTAGAACGTTTCAAGGCAAGATATGGAATCAAATCTTATCGGCGTTTTGGTGAAAGTGGTTCAGTGATGATGGAGAACATTGAAAATGCATTGCCAGGCATCCGATCAAAATTGGATCAATTTCAGTTGAAAGATATTTATAACATGGATGAAACGGGATTATTCTATCGACTTGAAGCTGACCATTCACTAGCTACCAAACAGCTAGAGGGCCGCAAAAAAGATAAAGAGAGAATCACTGTAGTTGTGTGTTGCAACGGTGATGGGTCTGACAAAGTTCCACTTTGGATCATTGGTAAGTACGCCAATCCTAGGTGCTTTAAAAATGTGAATATAAACAATCTTAATTGTGTGTATCGTTTTAACAAGAAGGCTTGGATGACTGGCTTGCTTTTTCAAGAATTTGTTACTTGGTTTGATAGTAAAATGAATGGCAGGAAGGTACTTTTGATTGTTGACAATTGTCATGCTCATCCAAAAATAGTTGAAGGCTTGAGAAATACAGAGTTGTTCTTTCTACCTCCTAACACAACATCTAAGATTCAACCATGCGATGCTGGAATTATTCGAGCATTTAAAGTTCACTATCGGCGTCGTCTATATTCTAGCATGTTGCAAAGTCTTGAAGTTAATGCAACAAATCCTGAAAAAGTTAATATCTTGAATGCTATTAGTTTTGCTAACATGGCTTGGAATATTGATGTGAAAACAACCACAATTGCAAATTGTTTTCGGCATTGCAAGATTCGTTcagaagaaaatgatgaacaaGAACTCGGAGAAATAAATGAAGGTGTCGAAGGATTAAATGAAGTTATCTCTAATTTACGATATAGGAATGTGATGGATGTCGAGCATCTCTTAAACTATCCAAACGAGAATGATGCGGTTATGGAATCACCTACGGATGAAGAAATCATTGAGTAG